Proteins encoded together in one Longimicrobium sp. window:
- a CDS encoding low molecular weight protein arginine phosphatase, translating into MTDPAGDAPTTATFNILFVCTGNTCRSAMAEGIARRELEERGWRHVRVASAGISARDGDSAAGNAVAVAQRHGVDLDAHRTRSLTPGLLERADLVLAMSPGHLDAVRRFGAGEKAALLSSFAAGDDPHARGVRDPFGGPVQAYENTYAELRRLIGGALDRLAPILHP; encoded by the coding sequence ATGACCGATCCGGCCGGCGATGCGCCGACCACCGCCACGTTCAACATCCTCTTCGTCTGCACCGGCAACACCTGCCGCTCGGCGATGGCGGAGGGGATCGCTCGGCGCGAGCTGGAGGAGCGCGGGTGGCGCCACGTGCGCGTCGCCTCGGCGGGGATTTCGGCGCGGGACGGGGACAGCGCGGCCGGGAACGCAGTCGCGGTGGCGCAGAGGCACGGGGTGGACCTGGACGCGCACCGCACCCGCTCGCTGACGCCCGGCCTGCTGGAGCGCGCGGACCTGGTGCTGGCGATGAGCCCGGGGCACCTGGACGCGGTGCGCCGCTTCGGCGCTGGCGAGAAGGCGGCGCTCCTCTCCTCCTTCGCCGCGGGCGACGATCCTCATGCGCGCGGCGTACGCGATCCGTTCGGCGGACCCGTGCAGGCGTATGAGAACACCTACGCGGAACTGCGGCGGCTGATCGGCGGGGCGCTCGACCGGCTGGCGCCGATCCTCCACCCGTGA
- the dnaB gene encoding replicative DNA helicase: protein MSIPSPVARFTAPPPEIFSERTPPYSPEAELAVLGGMMMDADALSKAIEVVDDTMFHREGNRRIFRAMVRIFERGDVIDFVTLPEELRTAGDLDSAGGLSFLSTLVDAVPTAANIEYHAKIVREKALLRRLIEAATGIIQDTYAGQSDVEDLLDDAEQRIFQIAQTHDRKGFVWIKEILWPTFEKIEQLQNNSSSVTGVATGFGDLDEITAGFQPGDLIIVAARPSMGKCLAHDAEILLEDGSVTTIEEIYRARSARLLTLDERWKFAITEPSAFVDDGEKPVFRVTTRLGRTVETTLTHPFLTIDGWKPLSEVAVGDHVAVPRRLEVFGGDEMRDCEVELLAYLIGDGNLTGANPRFTNADARLREEFTTAVAEFGGVVATEDARETRTTTLRVRRDPAYARAQRNGFAARFGARVAAERGAGCRVAAATVVTASAVSTWAHGTSAPSTALLEPVADALGMAPADLAPDGVDALIRAERNALTTWLEDLGLMGKNAAGKFVPAPVFTLVRPQVALFLNRLFATDGWATVLASGQAQLGYATVSERLARQLQHLLLRFGVIAQLRRREVKYRDGRRTAWQLDVTDAESIRTFAREIGIFGKEEALGRAVAAVGAKRYQTNRDLIPRGVWARIEAAGGEESWASLARRAGIEGWTNVHAGRRSLSRRRLRAFADALDNAELRALADSDVYWDEVVSIEPLGMRQVYDLTIPDTHNFVANDVCVHNTAFTLNIAQHAAISAKAPVAFFSLEMSKESLVQRVLCAEARVDASRLRRGRLMDDEYARLATAAGYLNTAPIYIDDTAGISVLEMRAKARRLKSDRPDLAMIIVDYLQLMVGKGKTENRQQEVSEISRGLKALAKELNVPVVALSQLSRAVESRPDKRPMMSDLRECVPGDTLVVLSDGSRVPIRELVGTTPRVVAVSEKGELVHAQSDLVWSVGRKPVLRVRLASGRTSRCTAQHRVLGGAGWVHAGELAPGDRVALARRLPEPLEPETWSEARLALLGHLVGDGSYLSGQPLRYTTASEENSRLVTESAESEFGVVVNRHAGRGNWHQLVISGNGNRWHPAGVNLWLRELGIFGQRSHQKRLPAGVFRLRDEQIAVLLRHLWATDGSIYARPAEMRGSSSVYFSTCSPGLAGDVAALLLRLGIIARIREVPHATARPVYTVAVSGATDQRRFLDLVGGFGPRAEPAARLAEHLANVEPNTNVDTLPHEVFGRVKAAMAEQGISQRAMAAARGTSYGGTAHFDFAPSRAVVAEYAELLDDDALRTQAANDLFWDRVVEVVPDGEEEVFDLTVPGPACWLADGIVSHNSGAIEQDADVIMFLYRPEYYFGPTDKEGNSLEGLAELIIGKQRNGATGKINLMFRKEFTRFESFSPRDGGSSFSPGE from the coding sequence ATGTCGATCCCTTCGCCCGTCGCGCGCTTCACCGCGCCGCCGCCCGAGATCTTCTCCGAGCGGACCCCCCCGTACTCCCCCGAGGCCGAGCTGGCCGTGCTCGGGGGGATGATGATGGATGCCGACGCCCTCTCGAAAGCCATCGAGGTCGTCGACGACACCATGTTCCACCGCGAGGGGAACCGCCGCATCTTCCGCGCGATGGTGCGCATCTTCGAGCGCGGCGACGTCATCGACTTCGTCACGCTCCCCGAAGAGCTCCGCACCGCCGGCGACCTGGACTCAGCCGGCGGGCTGTCGTTCCTCTCGACGCTGGTGGATGCGGTCCCCACCGCGGCCAACATCGAGTACCACGCCAAGATCGTCCGCGAAAAGGCGCTCCTGCGGCGGCTGATCGAGGCGGCCACGGGGATCATCCAGGACACCTACGCCGGCCAGTCCGACGTCGAGGACCTGCTGGACGACGCCGAGCAGCGGATCTTCCAGATCGCGCAGACGCACGACCGCAAGGGCTTCGTCTGGATCAAGGAGATCCTCTGGCCGACCTTTGAAAAGATCGAGCAGCTTCAGAACAACTCCTCCTCCGTCACCGGCGTCGCCACCGGCTTCGGCGACCTCGACGAGATCACCGCCGGCTTCCAGCCCGGCGACCTGATCATCGTGGCGGCGCGTCCGTCGATGGGGAAGTGCCTGGCCCACGACGCGGAGATCCTCCTGGAAGACGGGAGCGTCACGACCATCGAGGAGATCTACCGCGCACGCTCCGCGCGGCTGCTGACCCTGGACGAGCGCTGGAAGTTCGCCATCACGGAGCCGAGCGCGTTCGTGGACGACGGCGAAAAGCCCGTTTTCCGCGTCACCACGCGCCTCGGCCGCACCGTAGAGACGACGCTCACGCACCCCTTCCTGACCATCGACGGGTGGAAGCCGCTCTCCGAGGTGGCCGTCGGTGACCACGTCGCGGTGCCGCGCCGGCTGGAGGTGTTCGGCGGCGACGAGATGCGCGACTGCGAGGTCGAGCTCCTCGCCTACCTGATCGGCGACGGCAATCTTACCGGCGCCAATCCGCGCTTCACCAACGCCGACGCGCGCCTTCGCGAAGAATTCACCACCGCTGTCGCCGAGTTCGGCGGCGTGGTGGCGACGGAAGATGCGCGGGAGACGCGGACGACGACCCTGCGCGTGCGCCGCGATCCCGCCTACGCGCGCGCCCAGCGCAACGGGTTCGCGGCGCGTTTCGGCGCACGCGTGGCCGCGGAGCGAGGCGCGGGGTGCCGTGTCGCGGCCGCCACTGTCGTGACAGCGTCCGCAGTAAGCACGTGGGCGCACGGCACATCCGCACCATCCACGGCGCTCCTCGAGCCGGTTGCGGATGCGCTCGGGATGGCGCCCGCCGACCTCGCGCCTGACGGTGTGGATGCGCTGATTCGCGCCGAGCGTAACGCGCTCACGACGTGGCTGGAAGATCTCGGCCTGATGGGGAAGAACGCGGCCGGGAAATTTGTGCCCGCGCCGGTGTTCACGCTCGTCCGCCCACAGGTGGCGCTCTTTCTCAACCGCCTGTTCGCGACGGACGGCTGGGCGACGGTGCTCGCCTCCGGGCAGGCGCAGCTCGGCTACGCAACGGTGAGTGAGCGCCTTGCGCGCCAGCTGCAGCACCTGCTCCTGCGCTTCGGCGTGATCGCGCAGCTGCGGCGCCGCGAGGTGAAGTACCGCGACGGCCGCCGCACCGCGTGGCAGCTCGACGTCACCGACGCGGAGTCGATCCGCACCTTTGCGCGCGAGATCGGCATCTTCGGCAAGGAAGAAGCACTCGGCCGCGCAGTGGCGGCGGTGGGTGCGAAGCGCTACCAGACGAACCGGGACCTGATCCCTCGGGGCGTATGGGCGCGCATCGAAGCGGCCGGGGGCGAGGAGTCGTGGGCTTCGCTTGCGCGCCGCGCCGGGATCGAGGGGTGGACCAACGTGCACGCAGGCAGGCGCTCGCTCTCGCGCCGGCGGCTGCGCGCGTTCGCGGACGCGCTCGACAATGCTGAGCTGCGCGCACTTGCGGACAGCGATGTGTACTGGGACGAGGTTGTCTCCATCGAGCCGCTCGGGATGCGCCAGGTCTACGACCTCACCATCCCGGACACGCACAACTTCGTTGCCAACGACGTTTGCGTGCACAACACGGCGTTCACGCTCAACATCGCCCAGCACGCGGCCATTTCCGCGAAGGCGCCCGTCGCCTTTTTCTCGCTGGAAATGAGCAAGGAGTCGCTCGTGCAGCGTGTGCTGTGCGCCGAAGCGCGCGTGGACGCCAGCCGGCTGCGACGCGGGCGGCTGATGGACGATGAGTACGCCCGCCTCGCCACCGCCGCCGGCTACCTGAACACCGCGCCGATCTACATCGACGACACCGCCGGCATCTCGGTGCTGGAGATGCGCGCCAAGGCCCGCCGCCTCAAGTCCGACCGCCCGGACCTGGCGATGATCATCGTCGACTACCTCCAGCTCATGGTTGGCAAGGGGAAGACGGAGAACCGCCAGCAGGAAGTCTCCGAGATCTCCCGCGGCCTCAAGGCGCTCGCCAAGGAGCTGAACGTGCCCGTGGTGGCGCTCTCGCAGCTCAGCCGCGCCGTGGAGTCCCGTCCGGACAAGCGCCCGATGATGTCAGACCTCCGCGAGTGCGTGCCGGGTGACACGTTGGTGGTGCTGAGCGACGGCAGCCGCGTCCCCATTCGCGAGCTGGTCGGCACCACGCCGCGCGTGGTCGCGGTGTCGGAGAAGGGCGAGCTGGTGCATGCGCAGTCGGACCTCGTCTGGTCCGTCGGACGAAAGCCGGTGCTGCGGGTGCGGCTGGCGAGCGGCCGCACGTCGCGCTGCACGGCGCAGCACCGCGTGCTCGGCGGCGCGGGGTGGGTGCACGCGGGCGAGCTCGCGCCGGGAGATCGCGTCGCGCTGGCGCGGCGGCTTCCCGAGCCGCTCGAGCCGGAGACGTGGAGCGAGGCGCGGCTGGCGCTCCTGGGACACCTGGTGGGCGACGGCAGCTACCTTTCCGGGCAGCCGCTCCGCTACACCACGGCGTCTGAAGAGAACAGCCGGCTCGTCACGGAGTCCGCGGAATCGGAGTTCGGCGTCGTGGTCAACCGCCACGCGGGACGCGGCAACTGGCACCAGCTCGTCATCAGCGGGAACGGTAACCGCTGGCATCCGGCGGGGGTCAACCTGTGGCTTCGCGAGCTGGGGATCTTTGGCCAGCGCTCGCACCAGAAGCGGCTCCCGGCTGGCGTGTTCCGGTTGCGTGACGAGCAGATCGCCGTCCTCCTGCGGCACCTTTGGGCGACGGACGGCTCCATCTACGCGCGCCCGGCGGAGATGCGCGGCTCTTCGTCCGTGTACTTCTCCACGTGCAGCCCAGGCCTCGCGGGTGACGTGGCGGCGCTCCTTCTTCGCCTGGGGATCATCGCGCGCATTCGCGAGGTGCCGCACGCCACCGCACGTCCCGTCTACACCGTCGCGGTTTCTGGCGCGACCGACCAGCGCCGCTTCCTTGATCTGGTCGGTGGCTTCGGCCCGCGCGCGGAGCCGGCGGCGCGCCTGGCCGAGCATCTTGCGAACGTGGAACCGAATACCAACGTCGATACGCTTCCGCACGAGGTGTTCGGGCGCGTGAAGGCCGCGATGGCGGAGCAGGGGATCTCGCAGCGCGCCATGGCCGCCGCGCGCGGCACGAGCTACGGCGGCACGGCGCACTTCGACTTCGCACCCTCGCGCGCTGTGGTTGCGGAGTACGCCGAGCTGCTGGACGACGATGCGTTGCGCACCCAGGCCGCGAACGACCTCTTCTGGGACCGTGTGGTCGAAGTCGTTCCCGACGGAGAGGAAGAGGTATTCGACCTCACCGTGCCCGGCCCCGCCTGCTGGCTCGCGGATGGGATCGTCAGCCACAACTCGGGAGCAATCGAGCAGGATGCGGACGTCATCATGTTCCTGTACCGCCCCGAGTACTACTTCGGCCCAACGGACAAGGAAGGCAACTCGCTGGAAGGACTCGCCGAGCTGATCATCGGCAAGCAGCGTAACGGCGCGACGGGGAAGATCAACCTGATGTTCCGCAAGGAGTTCACGCGCTTCGAGAGCTTCAGCCCGCGCGATGGCGGGAGCAGCTTCTCCCCAGGCGAGTGA
- a CDS encoding uracil-DNA glycosylase codes for MSADAKDLLRRYLTQRRDLGDAELVLDGHTSDDVRAALAYAERSSAPAARTAPPPPGPHPGEAPERPLHRRAGAPVPGSTPMPQSPDSPARGIAADAIRMLPTLDAVRDVSLGCPRCRLAETRHHVVFGEGAQDADILVVGEAPGEEEDRTGRPFVGNAGKLLDLLLATAGFERERMYVCNVLKCRPPGNRNPRPDEVEACSPYLLRQVELVKPRVIVAFGAFASQTLLGTDITIGKLRGRDHRYRPTPEHEGIPLVPTYHPAALLRNPGWVRAVWDDLQRVRSVLDA; via the coding sequence GTGAGCGCCGACGCAAAGGATCTCCTCCGGCGCTACCTCACGCAGCGCCGGGATCTTGGCGACGCGGAGCTGGTGCTGGACGGCCACACGTCGGACGACGTTCGCGCCGCGCTGGCGTATGCGGAGCGCTCCTCCGCGCCCGCCGCCCGCACGGCCCCGCCGCCTCCCGGGCCGCATCCGGGCGAAGCGCCCGAGCGTCCGCTGCACCGCCGCGCCGGCGCCCCCGTGCCGGGAAGCACGCCGATGCCGCAGTCGCCCGACTCGCCGGCGCGCGGGATCGCCGCGGACGCCATCCGCATGCTTCCCACGCTGGACGCGGTGCGCGACGTGTCGCTGGGCTGCCCGCGCTGCCGCCTGGCCGAGACGCGCCACCACGTCGTCTTCGGCGAGGGGGCACAGGATGCCGACATCCTTGTGGTAGGCGAAGCGCCTGGCGAGGAGGAGGACCGCACCGGACGTCCCTTCGTGGGCAATGCGGGGAAGCTGCTGGACCTCCTGCTGGCCACGGCCGGGTTCGAGCGCGAGCGCATGTACGTCTGCAACGTGCTCAAGTGCCGCCCGCCAGGGAACCGCAATCCGCGGCCGGACGAGGTGGAGGCGTGCAGCCCGTACCTTCTGCGCCAGGTGGAGCTGGTGAAGCCGCGCGTGATAGTCGCCTTCGGAGCGTTCGCTTCGCAGACGCTGCTGGGTACCGACATCACCATCGGCAAGCTGCGCGGGCGCGATCACCGGTACCGGCCCACGCCGGAGCACGAGGGGATTCCCCTGGTGCCCACCTACCATCCCGCCGCGCTTCTCCGCAATCCGGGGTGGGTCCGCGCGGTGTGGGACGACCTCCAGCGCGTCCGCTCCGTTCTGGACGCCTGA
- the radA gene encoding DNA repair protein RadA, with translation MAKTKTAFFCRDCGTETARWQGQCPGCREWNTLVEEPSAPRRARGTATAGEARAASGAAPVRLRDVEGTERRRWTTGLAEFDFVLGGGIVPGSVILIGGEPGIGKSTILLQVAARLEGSQHKTLYVSGEESAHQVKLRADRMDTPAGSVTLLAETELDTILLRAAEAAPDVLLVDSIQTVYTPELEGAPGNVGQVRECAARLQRYAKQTGTAVFLVGHVTKGGGIAGPKTLEHIVDTVLYFESAGGLDNRVLRATKNRFGGVDEIGVFRMTAEGLVPVGNPSELFLGERTQGTSGSAVVATMEGTRPLLVEVQALAAKASYGAPQRVSTGLDHKRLALLLAVMEKRAGIPFGQLDVFLNVVGGLRLAETAGDVAVAVALASSVFDRPVPVDAVFIGELGLGGELRPVGQMERRLAEAARMGFRTAYLSPRARPQKPPAGIRIVETEDVKALVERIFG, from the coding sequence ATGGCGAAGACGAAGACCGCGTTTTTCTGCCGCGACTGCGGCACGGAGACGGCCAGGTGGCAGGGGCAGTGCCCCGGCTGCCGCGAGTGGAACACCCTGGTGGAGGAGCCGTCCGCGCCCCGGCGCGCGCGCGGGACCGCGACCGCCGGCGAGGCGCGCGCCGCGAGCGGGGCCGCACCCGTGCGCCTGCGCGACGTGGAAGGGACGGAGCGGCGCCGCTGGACCACCGGGCTCGCGGAGTTCGACTTCGTGCTGGGCGGCGGGATCGTCCCCGGCTCGGTGATCCTCATCGGCGGCGAGCCGGGGATCGGCAAGTCGACCATCCTCCTGCAGGTCGCGGCCCGGCTGGAGGGCTCGCAGCACAAGACGCTGTACGTCTCCGGCGAGGAGTCCGCGCACCAGGTGAAGCTGCGCGCGGACCGCATGGACACGCCCGCCGGTTCCGTCACGCTGCTGGCCGAAACGGAGCTGGACACCATCCTACTGCGGGCCGCCGAAGCCGCGCCCGACGTGCTCCTGGTGGACTCGATCCAGACCGTCTACACGCCGGAGCTGGAGGGTGCGCCGGGGAACGTGGGGCAGGTGCGTGAGTGCGCCGCGCGGCTCCAGCGCTACGCAAAGCAGACCGGGACGGCGGTGTTCCTGGTGGGCCACGTAACCAAGGGCGGCGGGATCGCGGGGCCCAAGACGCTGGAGCACATCGTGGACACGGTGCTCTACTTCGAGAGCGCGGGCGGGCTGGACAACCGCGTGCTGCGCGCCACCAAGAACCGCTTCGGCGGGGTGGACGAGATCGGCGTCTTCCGGATGACGGCCGAGGGGCTCGTCCCCGTCGGCAACCCGTCCGAGCTGTTCCTCGGCGAGCGGACGCAGGGCACCTCCGGCTCCGCCGTCGTGGCCACCATGGAGGGGACGCGCCCGCTACTGGTGGAGGTGCAGGCGCTGGCCGCAAAGGCCTCGTACGGGGCGCCGCAGCGCGTCAGCACCGGGCTGGACCACAAGCGGCTGGCGCTCCTGCTGGCCGTGATGGAGAAGCGCGCGGGGATCCCGTTCGGGCAGCTCGACGTCTTCCTCAACGTCGTCGGCGGGCTGCGGCTGGCGGAGACGGCGGGGGACGTTGCGGTGGCGGTTGCGCTCGCGTCCAGCGTCTTCGACCGGCCGGTGCCGGTGGACGCGGTGTTCATCGGAGAGCTGGGGCTGGGGGGCGAGCTTCGCCCGGTGGGCCAGATGGAGCGGCGTCTAGCCGAGGCGGCGCGTATGGGGTTCAGGACCGCGTATCTCTCACCGCGCGCGCGTCCGCAGAAGCCGCCCGCCGGCATCCGCATCGTGGAAACCGAGGACGTGAAAGCCCTTGTCGAGCGCATCTTCGGCTGA
- the ispD gene encoding 2-C-methyl-D-erythritol 4-phosphate cytidylyltransferase, producing the protein MSSASSADAPLAAAVIVAGGSGRRMGGAVRKQYLEVGGAPVLLRALTPFVDHPGIGRVVVVLPPEDVDAPPSWVAALPVMVVAGGAERGDSVWNGLLATPEDAPTVLVHDGARPFVSAAVIDRVLDACSEGGAIAAVQVTDTVKEVGPDGIIRGTPDRERLWRAQTPQGFPRAALIRAYERARAEGVAATDDAAIFERYEAPVRVVSGSERNIKVTRPTDLLVAEALALAPDAEAGE; encoded by the coding sequence TTGTCGAGCGCATCTTCGGCTGACGCGCCCCTCGCCGCCGCCGTGATCGTGGCGGGGGGCTCGGGGCGACGGATGGGCGGCGCCGTCCGCAAGCAGTACCTGGAGGTCGGCGGCGCTCCCGTCCTCCTGCGCGCCTTGACGCCGTTCGTGGACCACCCCGGCATCGGCCGCGTCGTGGTCGTGCTGCCGCCGGAGGACGTCGACGCGCCGCCGAGCTGGGTCGCCGCGCTGCCGGTGATGGTCGTGGCGGGGGGCGCGGAGCGCGGCGATTCGGTGTGGAATGGGCTACTCGCCACGCCAGAGGATGCGCCCACGGTGCTGGTGCACGACGGCGCGCGCCCGTTCGTCTCCGCCGCAGTCATCGATCGCGTGCTCGACGCCTGCTCTGAAGGCGGCGCGATCGCGGCGGTCCAGGTGACGGACACGGTAAAGGAAGTCGGACCGGACGGCATCATCCGCGGCACGCCCGACCGCGAGCGCCTCTGGCGGGCGCAGACGCCGCAAGGCTTCCCGCGCGCCGCCCTGATCCGCGCCTACGAGCGCGCCCGCGCCGAGGGCGTCGCCGCCACCGACGACGCGGCGATCTTCGAGCGGTACGAGGCGCCCGTGCGCGTGGTGTCGGGCTCGGAGCGCAACATCAAGGTCACCCGGCCGACCGATCTGCTGGTGGCGGAGGCGCTTGCCCTTGCTCCGGACGCGGAAGCGGGTGAATGA